The following nucleotide sequence is from Nesterenkonia xinjiangensis.
CCGCGCCCGCGATCAAGAGCACAGGACCGGTGAACTGTGTGTCCGTGAGGTCAGGGAATCCACCGATGACGTCGAGCTCGGCGCGCAGCAGGTCCAGGTTCGAGAGCCACCCGAATCCGCCGTCGCGCCGAACCAGACTCTGCAGCAGGAATCCGCGGATCATCGGATCGGCGATGTTCTCCTGAAGCTGCTCGTCGGCCTCTCCCCGGGAGGAGATCTGCGTCAGGTCCAGCTCCGCCAGGCTTCCCAGCAGGTGCTCGAACTGCCCCATGGAGCCGCCGGTGGCCACCGGGGCGATGTCGACGACGACCAGCCTGTCGATCAGCTCCGGATGGCGCAGGGCCAGCACCATGGCGACCTTGCCGCCCATGGAGTGGCCCACCAGATGGACCGGCTGATCAGCGGCGACGCCGGCCCGCAGCTCCTCGGCGACCAGGTCAGCCATCTCTGGGTAGTCGAGCTGCTCGGTCCAGTCGGAGCGTCCGTGGTTGGGCAGGTCCACCAGCAGGCTCTGATGGTCCGGCGTCAGCCCCTTGGCGATCTGGGTGAAGTTCTTGCCCTGCCCGAAGAGCCCATGTAGGAAGACGACCGTCGAGCCGGAGTCCCCGACCGTCGTCGTGTGCAGGCTGAAATCTGCTGAGATGCTCACCCACCCAGCCTACTGGGCGTCGGGACGGCGTTCGTTCTCCGGAAAGCTCTCCGTTGCTAGCCTGACGGCCATGCCCTGGAGCTTCGTCACCGAGCTCATCGAGTGGCGTGGACCCGCGCCGTTCGTGTTCGCACCCATGCCGGAGGAGATGTCCGCCGAGCTGAAGGAGGCCGCACGCGGACTCATGTACTGGGGGCAAGTGCCTGTCACCGCGATCATCGGGGCCACCGAGTTCGACACTGCCGTCTGGCCCCGGGACGGGCGCTTTCTGGTGCCGATCAAGGCGGTGGTCCAACGCGCGGAACGTGTCGACGTCGGCGACGCCGTCTCCGTCCGCCTGGACGTGAGGGAAGATCAGCTCCGGGACTGACGCAGCACGGTGACGGCGAAGTCGGCGTCATCGTGCCAGGCCTTCAGATCCCAGGTGGCGAACCGGTGTTCCACGCGCAGTCCGGCTTCAGCCACGTACTGGTCGAAATCGGTGAGCTTGAGGTGCCGGTCCACGTGGAAGCCGAGGATGATGAAGCCTTCGGCCGTGAGGCAGGCCCGCAGCCGGCGCAGCACCTGTGTTTCCGTGCCCGGTGCGAGGAAGACCATGACGTTGCCCGCCGCGAGCACGGCGTCGAAGGGCTGGTCCATACCGAGCGCGTCCAGGTGCAGCTCGGTCAGGTCGACCACAGCGTAGGACGGACCCGGATGGTCCTGTGCGGCGGCTGCGATCAGCTCAGGGTCCGCATCGACGCCGACGACGGCGTGCCCCCGCTGGTGCAGGTCCCCCGAGAGCCGGCCGGTGCCGCATCCCGCATCCAGAATCCTGGCCTGCCGTGGGACCATGGCGTCGACCAGCCGGGCCTCACCGACGAGGTCCTCCCCCTGAGCCGCCGTCCTGCGGAATCGGTCGATGTACCACTGGGAGTGGTCATCCTTGGTCTCGGTCACCCAACGCGTCGGTTCTGCCATGGATCCCACTGTACTGTCGGCTCGTCATGCATCGATGGCAGGATCGCCGCTCCCGGCCGAGCCTGTGCTGAACCGTTCCGCCAGCGAACGCCGCCAAGCTGGCGGCTCCTCGCCTCCGAGGTGCACCCAGTATTCGACCGATCTCGTGATCCGGCCGTCCACGACCTCCATGAAGGCCGCCGTCCGGAAGACCCCGACATCGGCCTGCGGCACTTCGACTTCAGCGACCACCAACGAGCCACTGCCCACCAGTCGCACCACCCGGATCTCCCACCCCTCCGGATACTCGGCATTCACAGCGACCACGTGGTCGACTCCGACGAAGATCTCGTTCGTCACCGGCCACTCCACCACCACGTCCTCAGCCAATGTCGCCCGCACACCGTGCCAGTCACGACGCTGCATGTGCTCCCAGAATGCACGGACCGTCTCGACAGGATTCATGGTGGCTCCTCGGCTGGGGGCGTCTTGGGTGGATCTTCAGAATATCCTTGGCGACGGGCTCTTGCCTCACCCTGGGTGTCACACGCGCCCGACTCATGCCCCTCTACGATGCAGCCATGCGCATACGACCCGCAGTCCCCGAGGACGCCGTGGAGCTGACCGATCTCCACCTCGACGTCTGGGATGAGGCCTACAGCGGTCTCATCTCCGAGGATGTGCTGGCAGAACGCCGCGCACGCCGCGACCAGCGGCTCCACAGGTGGAAGTCGACTACGCCCAGGACCTGCCCAGCCGCGAGGTGAAGGCACTGTATGTGCTCGCCGAGGTGTACGGGACCGGCGTCGGCCATGCTCTGCTCACCTCTGGGATCGGCGAGGACCCCGCGTATCTCTGGGTGCTTGCCGGCAACGACCGGGCCATCGCCTTCTACGCCAGGCAGGGCTTCCGGCTCGACGGCGCGACGAAATCTGATCCGGTCGGGACGGAAAAGCGCATGGTACGCCCGTGAGGCAGGCTCAGCGCACCGGGCCGCTTCGCTGGGCCCGCTTGCGGGCATAGGCGCGCGCGGCACGGACTCGATCTCCACACCGCGTCGAGCACCACTGCCGGCGAGCATGCGTGCGCAGGAAGAACCACTGGCATGAGGGTGCCTCGCAGGCCGCGAGTGACGGCTCCTCGCTTCCCGTGAGCAGAGAGGCAGCGTCCTCCGCGATGACGGCCATGGCATGCTCGACGACCTGCGTGGCCGGGTGATCCACGCTCCGGCTGAACCGCACTGTCGGATCGAACCGGAGAAGCAGAGCACCGGGTGCGCTGGTCAGAGCCCGGTTGACGGCATCGAGCGCCTCAGGACTCGGACAATCGCCGGTGACATGCGCAGTGAACAGATCACGGAGATCCTCGCGCAGCCCGACCAGCCGACGCTGACAGTGCTCGTACAGCACCGCTTCCGGTGCGATCAGGTCATGCTCGGCCAACCAGGCGGTCGCCCCTTCCGGCGTGGACAGGGCATCGCTGCTCCTGCCCGGTGCGCCGCCCTCGACGCTGTCGACCAGCGCGAGGCTGGGGTGCTCATGCGCGCCGGGCACAAGGGGCTTCGGTGACTCAGGCATAGGTCTCATGGTAACTATTTTCGCTTTCCATGACACCTCTGCTAGCCTGACTCACGTCAAAAGCCCTTTCCTCCCATGAGAGCAGAGACCACCCATGCAGTTCGGCTCCCCTGCCGGCACCGCGCCGTTCGCGCTGTCCGTCCTCGCAGGAGGTGGCACCGGCGTCGGCACCACCGCCGCGGAAGGGCTGGCCGCCACGGCCTCCCCGGCCCGGACCGCCGACCAGCACGGGTACCACCGGTTCTGGATGTCAGAGCATCACGCCATGGGAGCGACCTCCCATATGAACAACCCCTGATGAAACGGAGAACACCATGACCGCACCCCGCCGAGCCCTCATCGTCATCGACGCCCAGCAGGAGTATTTCGAGGGCCTGCTGCCGATCCAGCATCCCAACCGCGACGAGTCCGTCGCACGAGTCCGCTCCGCCATCGACGCCGCCGCCGAATCCGGGGCACCCGTGGTCGTCGTGCAGCACGAACTGCAGGAGGGCACCCCCGTCTTCGCCGCCGGATCCACCACCTGGCAGAACCACCCGGACATCGCCGCCGTCCAGGATCACGCCTCGACGCGGATCAGCAAGCAGTACTCCAGCGTCTTTGCCGGAACCGGCCTCGAGGACTGGTTGCGCGAACAGGAGATCGACACGATCACCCTGGTCGGCTACATGACGAACAACTGCGTACTGGCCTCGGCCGCGGCCGCCGAGCCGCTCGGGATCGCCGTCGAGGTGCTCTCGGACGCGACCGGCGCCATCGATCTCGCCAACGACGCCGGCAGCGCGTCCGCCCAGCAGGTCCACGAGACCTTGATGGCTCTGCTGCAGTCGAACTGGGCGGCAGTCGCCGACACGGAGACCTGGATCAGCGCATTGAAGGCCGGCGACCCGCTGGAGACGAGCGATCTGGTCACCTCTGCGACCCAGGGCCGCGAGAGCGCCTGAGCGCAGATCACCGGCAGACCTCAGGCCGTGCTGGCGCCTCCACCGCAGGAGGCGCCAGCACACCTCACGCCCCGCCCCAGAATGCATCCTCAGCGGCTCCGTCCTCGGAGAACAGATGCACCGCGACGATCTTGCCGTCCTGGATGGTCAGCAGGTCCACCCCTGCCATGTCCATCGCGGCGCCGGATCGCGTGGCGCTGAAGCGGACCGGCACGGCGATGAACCCACCGTTGACCATCGCGGGCCCCGTGGGCGCCAACTGGAAGGTCCCTTCGCTGGCCTCCATCATGCGCCCCAGGTGTGCACCGACGGCCTCGACGCCGATGTGCTGGCCGGAGAACCGGTGCGCCCCCGGCTGGTGCCACACCACCTGCTCACCGAGCTGGGCCATCGCCGTCGGCATGTCGCCGCGCGCCAGGGCCTCGAAGTACGTGGCGGCTACTGCCGCCGGAGTGCTCTCACTCATGGTGTCATCCTTGTCGTCGGGAGGTCGCGGAATCGTCTGATCCGCGCCACCCCTGACAGTAACCAGTGGCAACCTGTTACCTCAACGTAACCGTAGATGAGGGGCCCTGATGGAACAGCCACCGTGGAACGTGATGGTCGCGACGTGCCCGTCGCGCACGTCCCTGGCGCGCATCGCGAACAAGTGGACGGCGATGATCGTCATCGCTCTCAGCAGAGGACGCCTCCGCTTCGGGGAGATCCGTCGAGCAGTGGACGGCATCAGCGGCAAGGTCCTGGCCGACACGCTGCGGGACCTCGAACGCGACGGAATCGTCTCTCGGACCGCCTATGACGAGATGCCGCCGCGCGTCGAGTATGACCTCACGCCCCTCGGCCGCTCACTGCGCGAGCCACTCACGGCGCTCGGCCGATGGGCGGAGGCGCATATCGAGAAAGTCGAGGCCGCCCGGGCGGCGTACGACGAGAAGACCATGCCCGAGGAGATCTCGATGCGTTGATCAGTTGGACAACGCATCGTCGCACAGTAGGTTGTTGGTGATGATGACCAGTCAGGCCATGACCGGCCGCTCCCGGACAGGCGACCTGGTCGTGCCCTGATCCGCGCCCCTCCTTGCGTGAGTGCTCTGCCCCACCCACTCACGACCCACCAGGAGAACCATGACAGCGCGTTTCAACCACACGATCATCGCCTCAACTGACCCCGCCGAGATGGCGGGGTTCTACCGCGACCTGCTCGAAGCAGACCAGGCCCCCTCGTGGGGCCCCTTCCACAACGTCCAGCTCACCGACGGCGTGCTCCTCCAGTTCGCCACACCGCCGATGGAATTTCCGCCGCAGCATTACGCGTACCTGGTCGACGACGACCACTTCGATCGCGCCTATCAGAAGATCACGGACCAGCAGATCCCACACTGGGCGGACCCTCAGAGATCCCAGCCCGGGAAGATCAATCAGGGACACGGTGGCCGCGGCGTCTATCTGCTGGATCCTTCAGGGCACTATCTGGAGCTCCTCACCCGCCCCTACCTCTGACGGACAAGCGCCCCTTCCAGTGATGCTTCGGACGAGGAGGACCGGGGAGGACTAGAGGGCGATGATCTGCCACAGGTGCCCGTCGACGTCGGCGCAGACCGCGACGTATCCCCAGCCCTGACGCTGCGGAGGGGAGGTCACCTCCCCTCCTGCCGCGTGAGTGCGCTCGGCCAGACGGTCGACCTCCTCCGCGGTGTCCACTGTGAGGCTCAGCACACATTCGCTCTGGCCTGTGGGGGCGGCCGGCCGGGGGTCGATCACCCAGCCGAACCCTCCCCTCGGGATCAGCATCAGCGTGACACCGGCAGTGACGCTGAACTGCAGAGGCTCGGGGACGCCGTCGTCGGCGAGCGGGCCGACCGGTTCGAAGCCGAAGGCGTCCCGGTAGAAGTCCATGGCACGCCGTCGATCGTCGATCGGCAGGCAGACGGTGAGGGGCTGATGCGGGGAGGTCATGGCCTCCCTCCTTTCCGTGGTGGCAGGCGCCGTACGGCTCCTGGGTGGTGGGTCAGGCGTCGACGATGATGTTCTTGCCGTCCTCGACGGTGACGCTGAGCGAGTTCCCGAAGTCGCGGGGCGTCATCTCCGTGGCAAAGACCCCGCTGGCGGTGACGGTGCTCTGCTCGACACGCATCGCCGTCGGTGGCGTGTCCGGAGTGAAGATCCTGGATCCGGCACCGACGACCACCGGGGCGACGAGGAACCGGTAGATGTCGACCAGGCCGGCCTCGTGCAGCGTCCTCGCCAGGTGGATGCTGCCGTGGACCTGCAGCTCGAGGTCATCCTCCACCGCTTTGAGCCTGGCGACGTCCTCGAGGAAGCCGTCGCCGAGGAGTGTGCTCGTGTCCGCCCAGGTCTCGCCCAGGGGTGAGGATGTGACCACATACTTGTGCCCCCTGTTGATCTGAGCGGCCACTGAATCCTCCGGGTCGGTGACATGCGGCCAGTGGGAGGCGAAGGTGTCGAAGGTGCGCCGCCCCAGCAGCAGGGCGCCGCAGCGCTCGTACCACGCGTCGATCGCATGACCGCAGCCCTCGTCGAAGAACGGCATGAACCATCCCCCGTGTCTGAATCCGCCGCGAGTGTCCTCCTCGGCGCTTCCGGGGCTCTGGCTGACGCCGTCGAATGTCGTGAAGAGATGGATGCTGAGTTTCATGGCTCAAGGCCCTTCTGACGCGGTCGGGGAAACAGTGAGGGCCAGCGGGACGTGGAACGCCTGGGCGAAGACCTCAAGGTCTGCGGCAGGACCCTCGATGGTGAGCTCCCCGGAGGTGACGGCGTCCTCCGGGGAGAGGCGGCCGGCCAACAGCAGCCTCAGCCGGGGCCCGGCGTGGATGACCACGTCAGGGTCGCAGACGGGGATGTCGGCCCCGACGTCGAGGTCTTCGCCTCCGGCGGACGCCCAGGCACTCGCGGCTCCTGCATGGATGAGGTAGGTCGTGGGAGCCGAGATGATGCCCGGCCGATAGGCCGCAC
It contains:
- a CDS encoding alpha/beta fold hydrolase, yielding MSISADFSLHTTTVGDSGSTVVFLHGLFGQGKNFTQIAKGLTPDHQSLLVDLPNHGRSDWTEQLDYPEMADLVAEELRAGVAADQPVHLVGHSMGGKVAMVLALRHPELIDRLVVVDIAPVATGGSMGQFEHLLGSLAELDLTQISSRGEADEQLQENIADPMIRGFLLQSLVRRDGGFGWLSNLDLLRAELDVIGGFPDLTDTQFTGPVLLIAGADSDYITEEHRSPMRTLFPQTHLLRINDAGHWVHADQPEVFTSVLRHFFAHQD
- a CDS encoding DUF1905 domain-containing protein, with protein sequence MPWSFVTELIEWRGPAPFVFAPMPEEMSAELKEAARGLMYWGQVPVTAIIGATEFDTAVWPRDGRFLVPIKAVVQRAERVDVGDAVSVRLDVREDQLRD
- a CDS encoding class I SAM-dependent methyltransferase, which encodes MAEPTRWVTETKDDHSQWYIDRFRRTAAQGEDLVGEARLVDAMVPRQARILDAGCGTGRLSGDLHQRGHAVVGVDADPELIAAAAQDHPGPSYAVVDLTELHLDALGMDQPFDAVLAAGNVMVFLAPGTETQVLRRLRACLTAEGFIILGFHVDRHLKLTDFDQYVAEAGLRVEHRFATWDLKAWHDDADFAVTVLRQSRS
- a CDS encoding nuclear transport factor 2 family protein, whose amino-acid sequence is MNPVETVRAFWEHMQRRDWHGVRATLAEDVVVEWPVTNEIFVGVDHVVAVNAEYPEGWEIRVVRLVGSGSLVVAEVEVPQADVGVFRTAAFMEVVDGRITRSVEYWVHLGGEEPPAWRRSLAERFSTGSAGSGDPAIDA
- a CDS encoding GNAT family N-acetyltransferase; translation: MEVDYAQDLPSREVKALYVLAEVYGTGVGHALLTSGIGEDPAYLWVLAGNDRAIAFYARQGFRLDGATKSDPVGTEKRMVRP
- a CDS encoding CGNR zinc finger domain-containing protein translates to MSWKAKIVTMRPMPESPKPLVPGAHEHPSLALVDSVEGGAPGRSSDALSTPEGATAWLAEHDLIAPEAVLYEHCQRRLVGLREDLRDLFTAHVTGDCPSPEALDAVNRALTSAPGALLLRFDPTVRFSRSVDHPATQVVEHAMAVIAEDAASLLTGSEEPSLAACEAPSCQWFFLRTHARRQWCSTRCGDRVRAARAYARKRAQRSGPVR
- a CDS encoding isochorismatase family protein, which produces MTAPRRALIVIDAQQEYFEGLLPIQHPNRDESVARVRSAIDAAAESGAPVVVVQHELQEGTPVFAAGSTTWQNHPDIAAVQDHASTRISKQYSSVFAGTGLEDWLREQEIDTITLVGYMTNNCVLASAAAAEPLGIAVEVLSDATGAIDLANDAGSASAQQVHETLMALLQSNWAAVADTETWISALKAGDPLETSDLVTSATQGRESA
- a CDS encoding nuclear transport factor 2 family protein; its protein translation is MSESTPAAVAATYFEALARGDMPTAMAQLGEQVVWHQPGAHRFSGQHIGVEAVGAHLGRMMEASEGTFQLAPTGPAMVNGGFIAVPVRFSATRSGAAMDMAGVDLLTIQDGKIVAVHLFSEDGAAEDAFWGGA
- a CDS encoding winged helix-turn-helix transcriptional regulator — translated: MEQPPWNVMVATCPSRTSLARIANKWTAMIVIALSRGRLRFGEIRRAVDGISGKVLADTLRDLERDGIVSRTAYDEMPPRVEYDLTPLGRSLREPLTALGRWAEAHIEKVEAARAAYDEKTMPEEISMR
- a CDS encoding VOC family protein — encoded protein: MTARFNHTIIASTDPAEMAGFYRDLLEADQAPSWGPFHNVQLTDGVLLQFATPPMEFPPQHYAYLVDDDHFDRAYQKITDQQIPHWADPQRSQPGKINQGHGGRGVYLLDPSGHYLELLTRPYL
- a CDS encoding VOC family protein → MTSPHQPLTVCLPIDDRRRAMDFYRDAFGFEPVGPLADDGVPEPLQFSVTAGVTLMLIPRGGFGWVIDPRPAAPTGQSECVLSLTVDTAEEVDRLAERTHAAGGEVTSPPQRQGWGYVAVCADVDGHLWQIIAL
- a CDS encoding dihydrofolate reductase family protein; the encoded protein is MKLSIHLFTTFDGVSQSPGSAEEDTRGGFRHGGWFMPFFDEGCGHAIDAWYERCGALLLGRRTFDTFASHWPHVTDPEDSVAAQINRGHKYVVTSSPLGETWADTSTLLGDGFLEDVARLKAVEDDLELQVHGSIHLARTLHEAGLVDIYRFLVAPVVVGAGSRIFTPDTPPTAMRVEQSTVTASGVFATEMTPRDFGNSLSVTVEDGKNIIVDA